A genome region from Nycticebus coucang isolate mNycCou1 chromosome 22, mNycCou1.pri, whole genome shotgun sequence includes the following:
- the FNDC10 gene encoding fibronectin type III domain-containing protein 10, which produces MRAPPLLLLLAACTPPPCAAASPTPPGWEPAPDAPWCPYKVLPEGSEAGGGRLCFRSPARGFRCQAPGCVAHASAGHSLRAGVLRNHSVLLQWRLAPAEARRVRAFALNCSWRGTYTRFPCERVLLGASCRDYLLPDVHDGVRYRLCLQLLPLRAEPTAASEPAECVEFVAEPPGMREIVVAMTAVGGSICVMLVVICLLVAYITENLMRPAFGRPGLRRHP; this is translated from the coding sequence ATGCGCGCCCCTCCGCTGTTGCTGCTCCTGGCCGCCTGTACGCCGCCGCCCTGCGCCGCGGCCTCTCCGACGCCACCGGGCTGGGAGCCAGCCCCCGACGCACCCTGGTGCCCATACAAGGTGCTGCCCGAGGGCTCCGAGGCGGGCGGCGGGCGCCTGTGCTTCCGTAGCCCCGCGCGCGGTTTCCGCTGCCAGGCGCCCGGCTGCGTAGCGCACGCCTCGGCCGGCCACTCGCTGCGCGCCGGCGTCCTGCGCAACCACAGCGTGCTGCTGCAGTGGCGCTTGGCGCCGGCCGAGGCGCGCCGTGTGCGCGCCTTCGCGCTCAACTGCTCGTGGCGCGGCACCTACACGCGCTTCCCGTGCGAGCGCGTGTTGCTCGGGGCCTCTTGCCGCGACTATCTGCTGCCCGACGTGCACGACGGTGTGCGCTACCGCCTGTGCCTGCAGCTGCTACCGCTACGCGCTGAGCCCACCGCCGCGTCGGAGCCCGCGGAGTGCGTGGAGTTCGTAGCTGAGCCGCCCGGCATGCGGGAGATTGTGGTGGCCATGACGGCGGTGGGTGGCTCCATCTGCGTCATGCTTGTGGTCATCTGCCTGCTGGTGGCCTACATTACCGAGAACCTCATGCGCCCGGCCTTCGGGCGCCCCGGCTTACGCAGGCATCCCTGA